The nucleotide window CATTTAACGTGTCCTGTGggggaagcagagtaaagacttcTGACACCACTAGCTGGAGACCCCTTTTTGAGAGTACATGGCTCAGCCCAGTGCTGTGAGTCGTGATCCTCACATTCTGAGTTTCGCCCTTGCTCTCAACCCAGGACTGGGGAGTGCAGCAGAAAAAGCCGAACCGCTCGTCTGAGAAGAACAGGAAGAAGCTGTCGGCCATGTCCGAAAGCCGCCTGACCAACGACATCTCTCCAGAGTCGACTCCAGGGGCCGGCCGCCGTCGAGCCAGGACGCCCCACTCCTTCCCTCATGTGAAGTACACTACACAGATGTCCGTTCCAGACCAGGCCGAGCTCGACCGACTACGCCAGCGGATAAACTTCACCGACCTGGACGAGGTGAGCCGCTGGGCCATGAAGGAACCGAGTGATTGATTGTTGAGCTAAATAATTGATCCGTGAACCCCTTACCCTGGATATCATTGGCAAGGACCACGTGTAGTTATGAAATGATGTGAGATGGACTGAGGCAGGTATGAGATTTTCAGCTGAGCACTAGATAGGAAGCTGTGTTGTAAGGCTGGGATTTCCTGGAAATGTGTTGTAGAAAATCACGTATAGAGCATCTAAACGATCCAGGAAGAAATTCTCATAGAATTGTACTGTCAGATTGTTCCAGCTCATTTTATAACATCTGAACTCTTTCCCCGTCCCCCAGAGGAGCATCGGCAGCGATTCCCAGGGCCGCGTCACCGCCGCGAACAACCAGAGACAGCTGTCATCTGAGACCAAGAAACCCTTTAATTTCCTGTCACTACATGTCAACACTAACAAGAGCAGAGAGCCCTCTGCCGCCGCCCCCACCACGCCAGCGGGTAAGGAGCCGAAGAAGCAAAGCCCTGGGAAAGACCTGTTTTCTCCGATGCCTGCCTTGCCCGGTAAGGAGCCAGGTGGGCCGAACCGAAGCCCTGGGACAGCCGCGGAGGATCGAAGAGGGGAAGCGGTCATCGACAGCAGCCAGGTGACTGAACACAGCTGAAATGTACTGGTTTTGTGGAACGTGTTGTAGTGTAGACGTGGTGAAGGGAGAGATCAGATTTGGGGTCGGACTTTTACCTGCTGCGTCTATTAGTGGTCTATTAGCCCCCCAAAAATATCCAGGAGGCTCAGTTCCTGGTGTTGGGCGCAGTAGCCTCGTGGTTTCTGCACAAAACTGTAGAAGCTCCCAGTGTGTAACACAACCACCACCATGAGTGCTGGATAAGATTTCGGTGCCTTTTTAGCCTGAGCAGAGGAGCGTCTCTCGGGTGGCCGGGTCGGCCTAAGCTGGGCTTAAGTGATCGGGTTAAACTGAGCAGCTCAGGTCGGGACCTTTGGGTTTGTTTACATGGCCTGAACTGAAACGGGTGAAAATGCATCAGTGGAGAAAGgtctgtttttggtgtgtgtgtgtgtgtgtgtgtgtgtgtgtgtgtgtgtgtgtgtgtgtgtgtgtgtgttgagaaaGAGGTTTGATCTGGACTGAAACTGGAGCACAGATGTGAGAGGGAGCTTGGCGACGCGAGCAGTCTGAATTTAGGCCAGTTTAAAAATACGCCACCGTCCGTGTGGAGAGCATCATTgtagcgctctctctctctcgctcgctctctctcgctcgctcgctcgctctctcgtgTGTATGTAGGCTGCTCACTCTCCGTGTTTCCGCCCGCAGGTGGTTAGCAAGCTGGTGCAGATCCGCGAGTACATCAGCAAGGCCAGCTCGATGAGGGACGACCTGCTGGAGAAGAACGACGTTCCGGCCAACGTCGAGCGCCTCTCGCACCTCATCACGCACCTGAAGGAGCAGGAGAAGTCCTACCTGCGCTTCCTGCAGAAGATGCTGGTTAGTGGCTCCCGCTCTCTTATCTGCTGAAGCTTTAAAGGAGTGCGTCCGTGTTGTCCGGTGAGCTTAGCAGGACGGGAGACAGGGTTGAGTTCAGGCAGACGCTGGTCTTCTCACGAGGGGTGGGGAACCGCGTCCAGAGACCAGGTCTCAGAAGGTTGGACGTGGCGTGCTCTTCAGTCCTTTTGCTGTCTGTGCTAAGTCGCTAAACTTTAATACcggcactgaccactgactggtTTGGTGTCAGGAATCGAGAGCACCGACGCCTTGAAGCCTTGACCTACTTTATTATAAAACCAAACGTTTAAACAACCACTAAAAGCCAGAAGAAATCATAAACCTCAACCTCTTACTTTAGTAGAGTTTCAGCCGTACCTGAAGACGAGcgcctgaatgtgaaattgctgcagcAGCGCTTTCTGTTTCTAAGCTGGTTATTGTTTTCCCTACCAGCTCGGGTTTCTGCGTTGTGgccgtttttattttttcagctCGGAAACTTTTCAGATGTGCTGCTGTTCGACCAGTAAACGCTGCTCTTTCAAGCTTTAGATCTTATTTTGTGGGAAAAGTAAGACCTATATGAATATTTTTCACGACTGTTTTCTAACTATCGTCCCTCACCCCCCTGTCTtctctgatctcggaagctaagcagggttgggcctggctagtacttggatgggagacttcCTGAGATTACCAGGTTAAGCTTTTTCATCCTGCCAACAATTAAAACTTCAGTACTGGACAgacggctataaatcctgattaTGCTTGTACTGGTTGAGTAGCTGCACATCTGAAAAGCTTCAGAGCTTTGAAACCATGAAAATCGCCACAGTGCAGTAAGCAAGTGGGGAcgcataatcttgctaagctggtgtttaaaattcacatttcatgtGAAAAGACACTAAACTTCAGTGCGTGgctttaaaacaagctgcttaaacaaCACATGGTGTTTATTAATGGTGATGACTACTTCTGACTGGCTGTTTACTGGTTGTGTAAAGTATGCAAACCAAAATATtctatgaataaataaataactttatGGTGTCTATggtacgctctctctctcttgctgatACCGAGACAGTGTATGTATACATTTCCCCCAATTCTTCTGGACAATATAAGCAGCCTCTCTGTTGGCACGTGAGACCATGTGTTGATGAGCTCAGACTGGACTGAATCTGAAAAGCTATTGTTGGTAATTGTATGAAGAGCAATAGCAGGTCAGGAACACCCTTGATTAACAGAGCGGCAGGTGAATGGTCAGGAGCTCGTCTCGTCTGAATCACGGTGAACCTTTTTGGTTCATGagttttgtgtttgtctttcttgGCTCTTACATTTAAATACCATATAACTTTTATTTTTGAGTTCCTTCAGCCAGGCTTTATCCTGCAGTGCTGATCAGACGGTTTGTGTTACTGCCCctgtgattgattgattggctgTCGTCGTGTATCGTATGTAGAAGTGGGCAAGAGGACGAtgttttatcgtattgtgataccGAATATAATTTcaaagcatatggaggatatcatcagtgcttaataaacatcgtcctgatcaactgcaggtttcattaccaaCCGTGGGATTAGACTGGTTTCATTAGATGAATACAATAGAAGGGTCTCTGATTTTTGGCATCGGTCACTACGGATGTATTTACATGTATCGCTCAACCCTAATCGTGCATCGTTCTGAAAGAAATTGAAGAAATGGTTGAAAAATGATGGGGGTGGTTAACTACAGATGCCGTGGGACGTTTAAAAATAAGCTATATAGTATTAtaatgtatatagtatataataataaattataataataacagtttTTTGCTCTACACACAGCTTCATGTTTGATTGGACAGCTCCCTAACAAGTCAGTAGCATCAGTCCGCTGTTGAGCAGTGGTATCATGATGGCATCGTGATGTGGAGCGTACGTTTTGAGGCCGGGTTTGCGTACGAGGAACGCATCCTTGATCCGGACCCTAGGTTTTAAATTTAGTGCGTCCCTGTGTTTTGTTCCCGTGTCATTGGCTGCGCTTGACTAATGCGGTGGCTGTATCTAGGACGGCACATTcccctttcccctctctctctctctctctcggcttTTGGTCCTCTGTTTGGCATCCTGAGCGGCCTTGTTTCAGAGATGGGGCTTTAAACTAGGAAAGGCTCTAGACTGTACAGACGCAGACAGACGCTAGGCTAGGATAAAGGACTCGCCGTCACCGCGCTCCTCCTGCTAAAGGCATGCAGTGTTTTAACGGCGCTGTGTAACGAGACCCGATTGCACTGCCCTAGATTTGAGGCTGGGCGATCTGACGCTGCGACGGTTTATCATATCGGGATACATTTATTGTGAATGCAGCACTTGATTCCTCGATTACGACCAAGGAATGAGAGACATGGCGTTTTCCCTTGACAGTCCAGAGTAGCCCTCTTCTATGACCCCTTCCCCTTGGATAGGGGCAGTACATGAACCCAAACAGTGGAGAAAGTATTAATAGAATAGCCATCAAAGAACAATGAGGGCAATTGGAGCTTCTGAGAGTTTGGAAGGAAGTAGGAAGTAGAGACGTTTCGCTAGTAGACATTTGTTCACTTTCACCCCAGTGCATTGTGGTCTAGCTCACCATCTTTCTCCatcgttttgttttgttgttgtatcCAAAGCACTTCATGGACTCACTCGCTCCCCCCTCACATGCAGCAGGCTGCAGATcctccacaagggggtgctgttGACGGCGAAACTGCACTTGGTGCTTCAAATCACTGACACTGCGCGTCCTTGTTGTTGTAATGGGAATGATAGAAAGTTGCCACGCCCCCTGGGGGCGGGCTCCACTCCAGCCTCGGTTGTTGTTGTTCCACTTCATATCCAGGACTAAGAAGCTAAACTTTAGCCTGAGCAGCTAGGAAAGCGACTAGCCTTAGCCACGTACAGGCTTAGCCCTTGCTTCTGCCCTTTTAATGGGTTCTTCTCTGAACTCGCTCCGCTTTACAGGCGAgggagaatgatgatgaggaggaggaggaggaggaggacgaaggTGCCACAGTTGACTCGGCGGTGGGCTCTGGCTCGATGGCTGAGAGCACGTCTCTGAACTTAGAGCCGCGTTCAGAAGCCTCGGACGCCACCGTGAGTACCCACAGTGACCACCCACAGTGACCACccaccctcactctctccctcccctcagTCAGATGCCGCTCAGGCTTGTAGCAGGTGCAGAAACCGGGCGGCGTGCGGTCTTCAGCAGGTCGCCGGTGTCGCTTGCTTTAGCTCTGCTGCATTAGGGTAGTACCAGCttgtacagtgctgtgaaattCTTGTCTTTGCTTGCATGGGGTGGCGCTCTGATAGGAAGTTTGGAATGGGTATTTGAGCTGaatgaggggggaggggggtgtcttataataataataagaataataagaataagtgATATTGGACAGATATCGTCCACATGATATGAGCATCGATGGCTTATCATACCAGTACTGGAAAGAAAACCTGCAACCGAAAGCGAAATGCAAAGAAATCCCATgaatttcttcctttttttcagagttttaaaaaTCCAATCAGTTGATTAATGGAGGAAATGATCAGCAGATGAATCCATAATGAAAAGAATCAGCTAGAAACGCTGTGGTTGAAAAAGTGTCATTCCTTTAAGTCAGtgtgtaaatgttttattataataataataacaagattTACGAAAAATCACAACAACAAGAGGAAGTACTGTGAGATCTTTTCTGAGATTATCAAAGCATGAATATCTCGCACTCGGGGATACTGGGGATACACCGATCCATCACTTTCTGTttccgatacagataccgatacatGAACTTTGTGGATCGGCCGAAACCAATCCGATATCGTTGTTAATTTAAATAAACCATAGACCTGACCATCCGGATTGATGTAATCATTACTTCACTAActttctaaaaaataaaccaCAACAATTACTGATCACTAGCattaataactgtgctggacctcgtCGCAGTTtcgtctgggctcaggacttttattctgaactCCAAAATCTGTGAGACTACAGAGGAGCGAGCAGCCCCTCCCTTCTCGATTCTCCTTCTATAGAAGacgagctggattactcgctgatGGCTGATGACCGGTCGAGGGCAACTCTGAAACCGGCAGTGCGAGAATCAGGTTTTTTGAATTGGTATCAGATACCTGATCTGGCTAATCATGATAGTTTCAGGCCACtatccgatcctagtatcaGATCGGTGCGTCCCTAGTAGCAACCCTAATTGTCAGCAGCCCTACAGAGTAATCGCTGAGCCCCCACTGCCCGGTGGGTGATGCTGATCCGATGCTGCGGACTCTTTCACTTTCCTTTTCCCCTCGCTTTCGGTTTTAAAGCTCTCTCACAGCGTTAAATATGATCTGTAGACCACAGGCCGGTTTACAGAGGAGCCGTGGAGAGCCTGCAGGCTAATGCGCTTTGGCTGAGGGTGGAGTCGAAGCCCTCAATCAGCAGCTcctctgatctaaactgtggagctggattattaataaacaaagaTCGGATCGGTACCGGCTGATATTCTTACTTTAGTAGACTCTGATCGGATCGGGGTGGGAGTTAACCTGATCGGGACGTTTCCGTCATTCCCCCTCTCAGGGCTGTGGTGTGCGAGGAGAGCAGAAGGAGGAGCTGGAGAACCTGAGGAAACAGCACGACCTCCTGCAGAAGATGctacagcagcaggagcagctgcGGGCTCTGCAGGGCCGCCAGGCCGCTCTACTCGCCATGCAGCACAGCGCCGAGCACGCCATCGCTGTCATGGACGACActggtaaaacacacacacacacacacacacacacacacacacacacggaccaTATAGTGGCGTATCAGGTTTCACCACAGGGCTTGCATTACAAGCCCTATTCTACAGCGCATGACGACGCTGCTTCTGCGTGGTTGGCGTGGTTGTGTTGGCCTGTTTGTTTGAGATCGGACGTTTCTGTGTTGCTGCAGTTGTGACCGAGACTACAGGAAGTGTGTCGGGCATCAGTATTACTTCAGAACTTAACGAGGAGCTCAACGACCTGATCCGACGCTTCCACAACCAACTGCATGACTCTCAGGTAGGCCGGAGAAAGACGCTCAATGGCtgcaaataatgaaataatgatgAAATGGTAATGGAGGCATCGTTAGGCATCATTAATTAAGATCTCTAATGAGGGAGCGATAACATGGTACCTGCAGCATTGCAGACcatcatcaataataataataacaataataataataataataacagtgtgTGATGGAGTTATCTTGGTTGCACTTACCAACAtaactgttttattttattaataccaCAGTTATAGATATTATCCTATGGAAGGGAACAGGGGACGAGCACAGGCACTCGAGTGCTTGGTTAAGCATCACTGGTGTCAATAGATGTGTCAGCataatgattcagttactactaTAAACGATTCAGCATCtattgtaaatgattcagtaatatTATAAACGATTCAGCATCtattgtaaatgattcagttactactataaatgattcagcatctattgtaaatgattcagttactcctgtaaatgattcagttactcctgtaaatgattcagcatctattgtaaatgattcagttactactaTAAACGATTCAGCATCtattgtaaatgattcagtaatacTATAAACGATTCAGCATCtattgtaaatgattcagttactactaTAAACGATTCAGCATCtattgtaaatgattcagttactccTGTAAATGATTCCGTTACtcctgtaaatgattcagttactattgtaaatgattcagttagtGCTGTTAATGACTTGTTTACtcctgtaaatgattcagttactcctgtaaatgattcagttactactGTAAATGACTCAGCATCtattgtaaatgattcagttactactaTAAACGATTCAGCATCtattgtaaatgattcagttactactataaatgattcagcatctattgtaaatgattcagttactcctgtaaatgattcagcatctactataaacGATTTAGCATCtattgtaaatgattcagttactcctgtaaatgattcagttactactaTAAACGATTCAGCATCTACTGTAATGaatttgaaaaatgaaaaatttttTGGAGAGAGACTCATAAGTGGAGTGAAATGGTGGAGAAATGTAGGATCTGGGCCCTTTAATTGCAGCGTGACCTGATGCAGCGAggtgtgatgatgatggtggtaattaatgttccacAGTTAATCGTGTTACGCTGacgtctctcctctctctctcaccctttcatCCTCAGGCGGTCCCTGATAACAGGCGTCAGGCTGAgagtctctccctctccagaGAGGTGTGCCGCTCCCGCTCTACCCACAATCCCCGGGGGCAGCCGCCGACTGCCGCGTCGTCTTCGGCTAGTGCCAAACTCACCAAACTGCAAGAGCTCCAGGATAAGAAGCAGACCATGGACAAGATCCTACAGGAACTTCATTCGCTCCGAGATCAGACCCTCAACAACAGCTCCTGTAGGTCATCAGCAACTCGCCAGCCAAACTTCCCACAGCTGAGTTACCCCAGCGTGGCTGATCTCTCTAAAGTGATGACGTAAAAGAGGGGTTATTAGGAATGATGGGCTTGGGTGCCTAAAACCTCGGCCTGTATGCCTTAAATGGGTGGATGAGATCTttgctgattgtgtgtgtgtgtgtgtgtgtgtgtgtgtgtgtgtgtgtctcaggtcGTGGTGCGTCTCAGCGCGCTGCGTGTGCAGGTGTATCTGAACGTCCGTCAGTTTTGGGGCGGGAGGGGAATGGCGCTTGTGCCGCTCGACAAGATTCCTCCACCTATGATGACGACAGCCACCCAGCTGACAAACTCAGGTACTGCAACAGCagtggggtgccaaaacttttgataaaaaaaactCATCCAATAAGTTTGACTTAAAGAGCGGCGTCCACACACTTTTGGCCAGACTTTTTACCCCCCTGAAGCTCATCCAATATTTGAGCTAATAGAgatgtgtccataaacttttgacCAAAATGTGCGGTGCTGAAACCTTCGCTTAAAAGCCCATCCAATATGTTTGGCGGTGTGAATagagcggtgtccacaaacttttggccaaaacATTCGGTGCTAAAACCTTTGCTTAAAAGCTCGCCCAATACATTTGGCTTATagagcagtgtccacaaacttttggcctaaATGTGGGGAGCTCATCCGTGTTTGGCCGACAGAGctgtgtccgcaaacttttgaCCGAAAGCTCggtccctctccctctctccgcCTGCAGGAAGCTGAAGGAGGTGCACAAGCGGCTGAACGAGCTGAGGGAGCTGGTTCAGTATTACGAGCAAACCTCCGACATGATGGTGGACGCGGTCAACGAGAACGTCCACGAAGACGAGGAAGAGGCGACCGAGGACGGGTCTCTCTTCGAGGCGATGTTCGACTCCGAGCAGGAGAACCGAGAGCCCGTCACCACCATCAGGTACTCTGGTGCAGGTGGAGGAACGGGGCTGCGCTGGATATCGGCTGTTTAATAGCGGGTGTAGttttttattaatgatgatgatgatgatgatgatggtggtcaTGTGTGTGTCAGGAACCCCGCCCAGCCCCAGGCCGCAGGGAACTGGATGGATATGAACACCCTAACCAACGCTTGCAGCAGCTCCAACAACCGAGACGGCCGCCTCAACTCCGAGTGTGAAATCAACAACCGCTCCGCCGCAAACCTGCGCAGCCTCAACATCCcgtctgtgattggtcagtcctCCCTCAGTCCTCCCTCTGCCTAGAAACGTTACGTAGCACCACGTAACTCACGCTCTGCTTTGTTGGCTCAGCAGCTCAAAGCCCGAGCCATGCCTCCtcgccatcggcagccggagtctgagacgGCACAACCGACCGGCTGCAGTTGGggaagaggcagtggctggctttgccaGTCTAGTGCCGGGAGCGTTGCCAGTTCTAGAGGGGCTACGAATAGAGGGGTGGGTCAATCGGCAGTACGTAAGCCTGGctggatcgctggttcgaatcccggtcatgcctCCAGGCCCCGAGAGAGCATTGCtcaggccttgctctctctccatgGTGGGTAGatccctctctctcccgctgGCCGCCGCTGGCGTCTGACTTCCGTCCAGACGCGTTAGTTGGCTGCCCGCtgatgttgcatcggcggcagttagACTGTGGGCGCGTCGTCGGGGGCGTAGGTACGGGTTGGGTAGTCGATTCAAAAGCAGTCGATTGTGGTGGTCCGACGTGCGCACCGTTCCTTCTTTCAGAGTGCCAGTATAACCGAGACGGCCCTTACACCGGCACCAAGAACGGGAACGGCGCCGGAGACGACGACGACGAAGACGACGACGACGACGCCGTAGAGGGCGAAGAGGGCCCGCGGCGGAGGAGAGACAGCTCCGGTTCAGGCTCGAGTCGCAGGAGCAGTATTGCCGGGGATTCGGAGTTCGCTCAGAAAGTCCACCGCCTCCAAACGGCCAAGCAGAAACTCCGGCAGCTCCAGGAGCTCGTTGCCATGGTGCAGGTCAGTGACGGGTGACTGGTGACGGGTGGCAGATTAGCAGCACGCACTTCTGCAGTGCTGCCGGTTGTTTGTTTGCTTACGGTTCGGTTTTATAAAAGCTCTAAGCCGGAGCGCACGGACTGTACGTGTTTTACAGAGCGATGACACGGACGCTACTGCGGCCAATGAGGACGAAGGCTTGCACCAGCAGCCCAACAACACCAGAGCGACCGCACCCAAGGCAAAGCGAGAGCTCTCCCTCTCTGACAAGGccaggtgtgtgtttgggggctTTTTTGGGcctaatttctgtttatttactgaatgtaAAATATCCTAATCCCGAGTGTTTGTGTGCTTCAGGGAGAAGCTCTATGAGGAGAAGctgaggcagcagcagcaggagctgaaGCAGCTTcatgaagagagacagaggctgATGGAGATTCAGGGGAAAATACAGGACCTGCAGTGGGCGTGTCCTGATTTACAGGTGTCAGTCTTAAATTTCCATGCTTCCTCTTATTGATGAATGGGCTTTAGCCCTCAGTCGGGCTCCACCGTTGCCAAAGAGCCCAGTTTCAGTACTAATATAGAACCATTCTTGCTACTAGGGTCATAGAATGTAAATCTGAGGACCCCCAAAGATCAGCAACGCTAGCTGGTCCCATGTAAACTCCTCATCCGTGGCTCGTGGCCTCACTAAATGTCCTCGCTCTGTTCTGCTCCCAGTCCTCCATCTCCAGCAGTACCAGCGGGGCGATGATGAAGAAGCTCCCAGCCGCCGCCTCCAcccctgctcctgctcctgcgcCGTCGTCTTCTACGGCCAAGAGCAACACCGCCGTCCCGAAGCCTGCCAGTGACCCTGCCCCTGTAGCGGTCACGGACAACGAGGTGAGAGCCCCCCACAACGtgagagccccccccccctccccatggACCTGGCTACGAAGACGAGTCTTCCCATGATTAAACTAATCGTGAGTCGTGAGTGACCTTTCtgtccttatctctctctctttctctcagctgtGGTCGGAGATGCGCAGGCACCAGGTGTTGAGGGAGGAGCTGAGGCAGCGGAGGAAGCATCTGGAGAGTCTGATGGCtgaacagcagaggaggagcGCGCTCACCGACTCCCCCTACAGGAGTGACGCACAAACCCCACGCAATTACAGCCGTGACGAGAGGTACAACAGCTGTGTGTTTGCTGCTCAGCCCCTGACTGCGCTCACGGTACATTTCCCTGATCAACGGATTTTGCGTTTTCAGGACTATGGCCACTTGGGGTGGCTCCACACAGTGCCCACTGGGTGAGGAAGACGACGAAGACTACTCATCTGCGCTTGgggcagaagaagaagaagacgacgacatggaggaggaggatgacgaCGAAGGGGAAGAGTCCAGCTCCACGGACGAGCCCCACGCATATCCCAGCAGAAAGCATCGCGGCTCCAGCGGCAGGAAGAACAGGGACAGGTAGAGGGAGggtgtataaataatatatatatataatatttaaataataagtgcatgtaaacatgtctctcgctctcctcttcctcctcctccagcgtaAAAGCTGTGGGTGAGACATCTGGACGCCCCTCGCCCCGTAGGCCCCGGCCCCAGCACCGCCAgcagagcgagagggagagggcGTGTCCCAGATCTGAAACGAGGAGACAGGAGAACCTGCGTTGGGCCGCCGAACTCTCCGCCTCGGAGGGCACGGCACACGCTCACTGGCAGGAGCAGATCGCACAGCTGCAGAAACAGCTGGACTTCAGCACGACCATGTGCCAGACGCTGCTTCAGGACCAGCAGGTCAGTACAGGAAGGCCAACAGTCTGTTTTCACGCCCATTTCCGCATGCGGCATTTAAACAGCAGCGCCGCTTGTGAGTATATCTCCACTggtgggcgcggtggtctcgaaatgaggggcgttcaggtcagtttctggagtattgctgcgTATCTCAGCAGcggaaaacacagcaggagctccactgactgagaACAGCCTAGTCAGACCGCCAAGGTCAGGCTGACCGcccctggctcttaaagggatggcGAGAGACACGCCGATTGGTTCATTACTGCACCttacgccctaaatcaagctgcgcagTGCACGTTTGACTAAAGACCCCTAAAACAGCcccctgtgtgtttgtgtgtgtgttcgcagACTCTATCCTGCATGCTGCAGTCGGTGTTGACCGGGCCGTATAACGTGCTGCCAAGTAAC belongs to Salminus brasiliensis chromosome 24, fSalBra1.hap2, whole genome shotgun sequence and includes:
- the pcm1 gene encoding pericentriolar material 1 protein isoform X5 produces the protein MATGGAPFDDCADEQELHNWTIANGCLDDRLNNMDWGVQQKKPNRSSEKNRKKLSAMSESRLTNDISPESTPGAGRRRARTPHSFPHVKYTTQMSVPDQAELDRLRQRINFTDLDERSIGSDSQGRVTAANNQRQLSSETKKPFNFLSLHVNTNKSREPSAAAPTTPAGKEPKKQSPGKDLFSPMPALPGKEPGGPNRSPGTAAEDRRGEAVIDSSQVVSKLVQIREYISKASSMRDDLLEKNDVPANVERLSHLITHLKEQEKSYLRFLQKMLARENDDEEEEEEEDEGATVDSAVGSGSMAESTSLNLEPRSEASDATGCGVRGEQKEELENLRKQHDLLQKMLQQQEQLRALQGRQAALLAMQHSAEHAIAVMDDTVVTETTGSVSGISITSELNEELNDLIRRFHNQLHDSQAVPDNRRQAESLSLSREVCRSRSTHNPRGQPPTAASSSASAKLTKLQELQDKKQTMDKILQELHSLRDQTLNNSSCRGASQRAACAGVSERPSVLGREGNGACAARQDSSTYDDDSHPADKLRKLKEVHKRLNELRELVQYYEQTSDMMVDAVNENVHEDEEEATEDGSLFEAMFDSEQENREPVTTIRNPAQPQAAGNWMDMNTLTNACSSSNNRDGRLNSECEINNRSAANLRSLNIPSVIECQYNRDGPYTGTKNGNGAGDDDDEDDDDDAVEGEEGPRRRRDSSGSGSSRRSSIAGDSEFAQKVHRLQTAKQKLRQLQELVAMVQSDDTDATAANEDEGLHQQPNNTRATAPKAKRELSLSDKAREKLYEEKLRQQQQELKQLHEERQRLMEIQGKIQDLQWACPDLQSSISSSTSGAMMKKLPAAASTPAPAPAPSSSTAKSNTAVPKPASDPAPVAVTDNELWSEMRRHQVLREELRQRRKHLESLMAEQQRRSALTDSPYRSDAQTPRNYSRDERTMATWGGSTQCPLGEEDDEDYSSALGAEEEEDDDMEEEDDDEGEESSSTDEPHAYPSRKHRGSSGRKNRDSVKAVGETSGRPSPRRPRPQHRQQSERERACPRSETRRQENLRWAAELSASEGTAHAHWQEQIAQLQKQLDFSTTMCQTLLQDQQTLSCMLQSVLTGPYNVLPSNLGSPQVPLIMHQLNQCYTQLAWQQNNVHRLKQVLSELLRQQQQQQQTSGQQQQQSSSSGQQPHQTAQDSASLFFPFPPIGTLGMSGIANFSPMSTGFTFSPLFPPTGPEIQQTSGIQASPGPQPHDPNMSLKTEYMSFPPPLQRTPLNNADKRSQGDPHGSSWLNSSLNRSCDQRSAPVPSDRGQAQLHSPSSSPVPRPPGYAPESQDSLSSLPDRAEPTTVTKTFRPGRKASAQASLASRDKTPKNRRRRGKAPKNTAGLDSDTGSSATEFGPERERERSTHPKPRDTNQSLLDKLTQEKLDSKTKNSKHNDVSSAYAWRTPFLSNRIACTEAPDASSDFSLFEALRETIYSEVATLISQNESRPHFLIELFHELQLLNTDYLRQRALYSLQDIVTRHLTEKSVAEEPGSSLGPAVWAAGSQSELTPSESLATTDNDLSDKDVRVKVRKDGDSVDNESLMSTSSNLEPFASDDLGPSSADVRCPQIDTQQLDRQIKAIMTEVIPFLKEHMGEVCSPQLLTSVRRMVLTLTQQNDDSKEFMRFFHRQLGGILQDSLSKFVGRTLQDCGEDLLVEISEILFNELAFFRLMQDIDQNTHRAKRRSDPTPTRHTPTAAAEVKKSGEAEKTFSPSYFDEDKDQDETEQGDASLSLKGEGKPTEEKEGLSSNASAGEEEEEEEEEEEEEEEDGEALPLSISLSKAETQALNNYGSGEDENELEDAEEFEAGPAEVQTSLQASDSTAEQPQCNGVLPDGASRESRSDQESTESNEVKSTKSESIEVMDSPEEERDAGGSESERKEDSPVPAASSGPEASSAQESHQDSTTASPQTDSPVMVNADEVGSGNTSQKSDEEDFVKVEDLPLQLSVMCEEELRKRITAEQRNNNLSSEILNGAAEGMTGLVGNAHALKEPETIGAQSA